One part of the Hydra vulgaris chromosome 01, alternate assembly HydraT2T_AEP genome encodes these proteins:
- the LOC136071640 gene encoding N(G),N(G)-dimethylarginine dimethylaminohydrolase 1-like isoform X2 has product MKYLRALCRNIPRSIVNFGLRQKIPSSPFNYELAIKQHEDYITALRNAGISDIKVLESDESLPDCVFVEDTAIVIGQTALITNPGATSRKLETISVLKHFKNSDFIKNIHIMTGPACCDGGDVLFTGKEIFVGISKRSNLEGMDTIRKVFTNFPVHALDIGSKHLHLKSFLSMLDESTIAIGESDTAQFVKKQLLNKAYEKYEFFEVSDDYAANVIYTNGVLIHRSVNEFPKSFKLFNNLPVKTKISINCSEISKVDGALTCCSILY; this is encoded by the coding sequence atgaaatatttgagAGCGCTCTGCAGAAATATTCCACGTTCAATTGTAAATTTTGGTCTTCGACAAAAAATACCAAGTAGTCCTTTTAATTATGAACTTGCGATCAAGCAGCATGAAGATTACATAACTGCGTTACGTAATGCTGGAATAAGCGATATAAAAGTTCTCGAAAGTGATGAAAGTTTACCTGATTGTGTATTTGTTGAAGATACAGCTATTGTTATTGGTCAAACAGCATTGATTACAAATCCTGGTGCTACTTCAAGAAAACTTGAAACAATTAGcgtattaaaacatttcaaaaacagtgattttattaaaaatattcatataatgACAGGACCTGCTTGTTGCGACGGTGGAGATGTTCTGTTTACAGGTAAAGAAATATTCGTTGGTATTTCAAAAAGATCAAATTTGGAAGGAATGGACACAATAAGAAaggtttttactaattttccaGTTCATGCATTAGATATTGGCTCAAAACATCTtcatttgaaaagttttttaagcatGTTAGATGAAAGTACTATTGCAATAGGAGAAAGTGACACTGCTCAGTTTGTTAAAaagcaacttttaaataaagcttacgaaaaatatgaattttttgagGTTTCTGATGATTACGCTGCAAATGTAATTTATACAAATGGAGTACTAATACACCGTTCGGTTAATGAGTTTCCCAAAAGCTTTAAGCTCTTTAATAATTTGCCGGTCAAAACTAAGATATCTATAAACTGTTCCGAGATAAGTAAAGTTGATGGTGCTCTTACATGTTGCTCCATTTTGTACTAG